In a genomic window of Quercus lobata isolate SW786 chromosome 4, ValleyOak3.0 Primary Assembly, whole genome shotgun sequence:
- the LOC115983263 gene encoding F-box/kelch-repeat protein At3g23880-like has translation MSQTREPPPRRILRQNKNHLPHDIVLNILARLPVKSVLRFRCVSKNWYSSIATPNFISNHLIYHKNNNNDNDNLAYFIKIPPTIASPLNNNIPIFIGGYDHAFNRISEYPIPFAFLVSYALSAGSCNGLVCLYQFRDDPTNVDSIYLWNPSIRKVKRLPDSIYSFTHFHRVSTELAYQSETNDYKVVNIYQMLAPNHRGFEVEAEVYTLSSNSWRKIGISLTNNIVVSPFTNKTSTFVSGALHWLGYISEAAFPYVILSFDVNNDKFGEIAFPDVQQLLPQGLMAIPNSLMVFKGKLAFITLGYLHISGVINYEYRDFVSSHRNSCFIWVMREYGVHESWSKLFFVKFENVNYVHFLGCTSHGELLVIKNGVYPKSNAEQRRKVIVSLDLETLHEKDLGFQNAPHIANSFMESLVLLDGTTELSG, from the coding sequence ATGTCTCAAACAAGGGAACCTCCTCCTCGTCGGATCCTCCGACAAAACAAGAACCATCTCCCACACGACATCGTACTCAACATCTTGGCAAGGCTGCCTGTCAAATCAGTCCTAAGATTCAGGTGCGTCTCCAAAAACTGGTACTCCTCTATCGCCACTCCTAATTTCATCTCCAACCACCTTATTTatcacaaaaacaacaacaacgacaacGACAACTTAGCTTATTTCATAAAAATTCCTCCTACTATTGCTTCTCCTCTTAACAACAACATCCCAATCTTTATCGGTGGTTACGACCACGCATTTAATAGGATTTCCGAGTATCCAATTCCCTTTGCTTTTCTTGTATCTTATGCCCTATCAGCTGGTTCATGCAATGGCCTGGTGTGTCTCTATCAATTTAGAGACGATCCCACTAATGTTGATTCTATATATTTGTGGAACCCCAGCATTAGAAAAGTTAAGAGGTTGCCTGATTCTATATATTCCTTTACACATTTTCATCGGGTTTCTACTGAATTGGCTTATCAGTCTGAGACCAATGACTACAAGGTTGTCAATATCTATCAAATGCTTGCTCCCAACCACCGTGGGTTTGAGGTTGAGGCTGAGGTTTACACATTAAGCTCTAACTCTTGGAGAAAGATTGGAATCTCATTGACAAACAATATTGTGGTCTCCCCTTTCACCAATAAAACTTCCACATTTGTTAGTGGGGCTTTGCATTGGTTGGGATACATTTCTGAAGCCGCATTTCCTTACGtgattttgtcatttgatgTCAATAATGATAAATTTGGAGAGATAGCATTTCCTGATGTACAACAACTGCTACCACAAGGTCTAATGGCGATACCAAATTCTCTGATGGTGTTCAAGGGGAAACTGGCCTTCATTACATTGGGTTACCTCCACATCAGTGGTGTCATCAACTATGAATACAGAGACTTTGTGAGTTCTCATCGTAATTCATGCTTCATATGGGTGATGAGGGAGTATGGTGTGCACGAATCATGgagtaaacttttttttgtcaAGTTTGAAAATGTTAACTATGTACATTTCTTGGGTTGCACCAGTCACGGTGAACTGCTAGTTATAAAGAATGGAGTTTATCCCAAATCCAACGCTGAACAGAGACGCAAGGTGATTGTTTCGCTTGACCTTGAAACTTTACATGAGAAGGATCTTGGTTTCCAGAATGCTCCACATATAGCTAATTCTTTCATGGAAAGCCTTGTGTTACTTGATGGAACAACTGAGCTATCTGGATAA